A portion of the Corynebacterium rouxii genome contains these proteins:
- a CDS encoding cysteine desulfurase family protein, which translates to MQTRYFDHAATTPIREAARAAWLEYAGMANPASQYASGRAARSVLDTAREQIAQLLGCEPIEVIFTASGTESDNIGVHGLWKARQGQAPNRIVTTAIEHPGVLETVKALESHGADLDFLPVDSYGAIANVDALSTAAAVAAVMWANNETGAIQPIEKVIAAAQEVDTPVHVDAVQVVGHQHINFDGLGATTLAASAHKFGGPRGVGLLLARRSPAPQPVMFGGGQERSIRSGTVDVAGAAATAAALAEAVNEIDEENTRLRYLVNKLRDHVVATIDNTVVHTPRHSLPGHLHLSFPGAEGDSLIMLLDSLGLEASTGSACSNGVNRASHVLLAMGVSESTARSAVRFTLGATTTEEDVDTLIAQLPDVVARARLAGMA; encoded by the coding sequence ATGCAGACTCGCTACTTTGATCATGCCGCAACAACTCCGATCCGTGAGGCAGCTCGTGCTGCATGGCTCGAGTACGCAGGCATGGCTAATCCTGCCAGCCAATATGCTTCTGGCCGTGCTGCTCGCAGCGTGCTCGATACGGCACGTGAACAGATCGCCCAGTTGTTGGGCTGTGAGCCTATCGAAGTAATTTTCACAGCCTCGGGCACCGAATCTGACAATATTGGGGTCCATGGCTTGTGGAAGGCCCGTCAGGGACAAGCTCCCAACCGGATCGTTACCACAGCAATTGAGCATCCAGGCGTGTTAGAAACAGTCAAAGCATTGGAATCACATGGTGCCGACTTAGATTTCCTTCCCGTCGACTCTTATGGAGCGATTGCAAATGTTGATGCGTTAAGTACGGCAGCCGCTGTTGCAGCGGTCATGTGGGCAAATAATGAAACTGGTGCGATTCAACCTATTGAAAAGGTCATCGCAGCTGCTCAGGAAGTAGACACTCCTGTCCACGTTGATGCAGTGCAAGTGGTAGGACACCAGCACATTAATTTCGATGGATTGGGGGCTACGACTCTTGCGGCCAGTGCTCACAAGTTCGGAGGGCCACGTGGAGTCGGCCTACTACTCGCACGGCGTTCGCCCGCGCCACAACCTGTCATGTTTGGCGGCGGGCAAGAACGCAGTATTCGTTCGGGAACTGTCGACGTAGCTGGGGCGGCGGCAACCGCGGCCGCACTGGCAGAAGCGGTAAACGAGATCGACGAAGAAAATACGCGGTTGCGTTATCTCGTTAATAAGCTGCGAGATCATGTCGTCGCTACAATCGACAACACTGTTGTCCACACGCCGCGCCATAGCCTGCCAGGCCACCTTCACCTGTCATTCCCCGGCGCGGAAGGCGACAGCCTCATCATGTTGTTGGATTCTTTGGGGCTTGAGGCTTCAACGGGGTCTGCATGCTCCAACGGAGTAAATAGGGCAAGCCATGTGCTTCTTGCGATGGGCGTTTCAGAATCTACTGCTCGAAGCGCGGTACGTTTTACACTTGGTGCCACCACGACCGAGGAGGACGTCGATACGCTTATTGCTCAGCTTCCTGATGTGGTTGCGCGTGCTCGACTTGCAGGGATGGCCTAG
- a CDS encoding electron transfer flavoprotein subunit alpha/FixB family protein → MSTVYVLVEHAHGQVLPATGELITAARPLGDVTAVVVGTPGSHEALVSQIAEYGATAIVAAQVADADSRVVIPQADALSMLAAAQPGPILLNSGVHGNEIAGRLAARLASGVLCNVVGVNADRTSVMSIFGDTVDVSAAVGGASPIYTLRPGAVEAVPAPSQPAVSVMDIPAAGAKDVKVTSFNPAAQGDRPDLSTAKVVIAGGRGVESAENFTTIVEPLADALNGAVGATRDAVDLGYYSAQYQVGQTGVTVSPDLYIGLGISGAIQHTSGMQTSKKIVVINNDADAPFFQIADLGVVGDIHEIAPLLVKEIAQRS, encoded by the coding sequence ATGTCTACTGTTTATGTCCTCGTAGAACACGCACATGGTCAGGTTCTTCCCGCAACCGGGGAGCTTATTACCGCCGCCCGTCCGCTGGGTGATGTAACTGCAGTTGTAGTTGGCACGCCAGGCAGCCATGAAGCACTAGTCAGCCAAATTGCTGAATACGGTGCAACAGCCATTGTGGCCGCACAGGTCGCAGATGCTGACAGTCGAGTTGTTATTCCACAGGCTGATGCGTTGTCTATGCTAGCAGCTGCTCAACCAGGTCCAATTCTGCTGAATTCCGGAGTTCATGGCAATGAAATTGCGGGCCGTCTCGCAGCTCGTTTAGCTTCCGGAGTGCTGTGCAACGTTGTAGGCGTGAACGCAGATCGCACGTCTGTGATGTCGATTTTCGGTGATACCGTCGATGTTTCCGCAGCTGTGGGTGGTGCGAGCCCGATCTATACTTTGCGTCCAGGTGCTGTGGAAGCTGTTCCAGCGCCATCGCAGCCAGCAGTGTCTGTGATGGATATTCCTGCAGCCGGTGCCAAAGATGTCAAGGTTACTTCCTTTAACCCCGCGGCTCAGGGGGATCGACCTGATCTAAGTACCGCTAAGGTCGTGATCGCTGGTGGCCGAGGCGTGGAATCCGCAGAAAACTTCACCACTATTGTCGAGCCACTAGCTGATGCCCTCAACGGTGCAGTTGGAGCCACCCGCGATGCAGTAGATCTGGGTTACTACTCAGCGCAATATCAGGTGGGACAAACAGGAGTGACCGTTTCTCCGGATCTGTACATCGGTTTGGGTATTTCCGGAGCTATCCAGCACACTTCAGGCATGCAGACGTCGAAGAAAATCGTCGTGATCAACAATGATGCAGATGCGCCATTCTTCCAGATTGCAGATCTTGGAGTCGTCGGTGATATCCATGAGATCGCACCGTTGCTAGTCAAAGAAATCGCTCAACGTTCCTAG
- a CDS encoding NUDIX hydrolase codes for MSTPVDLTEGLDGAKLAVTVLMIRDSPTGLEVYVQERVSSMPTFPNATVFPGGGVDPRDFELDGVESEHETFGGPSLMHWARLLGTNRNRARALLFAAVRELFEETGALLATHSDGTPIPDATRYHPQRLALESHRLSLSQVLARNDLTLRSEWLRPSTRWVSPETDEKRFDMFAFVAVQPPGQEPDGNTREAASTGWFSPSLILDGWRAGLIRLVIPTWAQLLSLSRFDCVRDVQEFLRRADMTPIIGDPVDDPRFEEFYNFTPPERF; via the coding sequence ATGAGTACACCAGTGGACCTCACTGAAGGGCTTGACGGTGCAAAACTTGCCGTCACGGTGCTCATGATCCGAGATTCCCCCACTGGACTCGAAGTCTACGTGCAAGAACGCGTCTCCTCGATGCCTACGTTTCCCAATGCCACCGTATTTCCAGGAGGTGGAGTAGACCCCCGTGACTTCGAACTAGATGGTGTCGAATCTGAACACGAAACCTTTGGTGGTCCAAGCCTCATGCACTGGGCTCGCTTGCTCGGCACAAACCGCAATCGAGCGCGCGCACTGTTATTCGCAGCAGTACGCGAACTTTTTGAAGAAACCGGCGCGCTGCTAGCTACGCATTCAGACGGGACACCCATCCCTGATGCAACTCGCTACCACCCCCAACGCTTAGCGCTGGAAAGCCACCGACTATCGCTTTCTCAAGTCTTGGCACGAAATGATCTCACCCTGCGCTCCGAATGGCTGCGCCCCTCAACTCGGTGGGTAAGCCCCGAAACGGACGAAAAAAGATTCGATATGTTTGCCTTCGTCGCAGTACAACCCCCAGGCCAAGAACCAGACGGAAACACCCGCGAAGCAGCATCAACCGGATGGTTTTCTCCATCTCTGATTCTTGACGGCTGGCGCGCAGGGCTCATTCGACTCGTCATCCCCACGTGGGCACAACTTCTCAGCTTGAGCCGATTCGATTGCGTACGCGACGTGCAAGAGTTTCTTCGGCGCGCAGACATGACACCCATCATTGGCGACCCCGTAGACGATCCGCGCTTTGAAGAATTCTATAATTTTACCCCTCCCGAACGCTTCTAA
- a CDS encoding electron transfer flavoprotein subunit beta/FixA family protein, whose product MPAIVALVKNVPDTWSVKKLEADYTLDRTNVDSVIDEINEYAVEQALRLRDDNPDAGYEVVALSLGPTNAEEALRKALAMGADRAVLLSDDSLAGSDVLGTAWALHNAINQIPDIAMVVTGSASSDGSMGAVPGILSEYRQQPALTHLRSVAIVDGVVKGIRETHDGDFAVEAPLPAIISVTEKADKPRFPNFKGIMAAKKAEITRMALSSIGVAPEQVGLAHAATVVTAATERPARVAGEVINTSSAEAAAKIADFLAAEKLI is encoded by the coding sequence ATGCCCGCTATTGTGGCTCTGGTCAAAAATGTTCCCGACACGTGGTCGGTGAAAAAGCTCGAGGCTGATTACACGTTGGATCGCACGAACGTGGATTCAGTCATCGATGAGATTAATGAGTACGCAGTGGAGCAGGCATTGCGGCTTCGCGACGACAACCCAGATGCTGGATACGAAGTCGTGGCGTTGTCTTTAGGTCCAACAAATGCTGAAGAAGCTTTACGCAAGGCATTGGCGATGGGCGCAGATCGTGCGGTGTTGCTTTCCGACGATAGCCTCGCAGGTTCCGATGTTCTGGGTACTGCGTGGGCATTGCATAACGCGATTAATCAAATCCCTGACATTGCAATGGTTGTTACAGGCTCTGCATCTTCTGATGGCTCAATGGGCGCTGTTCCAGGAATTCTGAGCGAATATCGTCAACAGCCTGCATTAACACACCTACGTTCCGTGGCTATAGTCGATGGTGTAGTCAAAGGCATCCGCGAAACTCATGATGGTGATTTTGCGGTTGAGGCACCACTACCCGCGATTATTTCTGTAACCGAAAAAGCAGATAAACCACGGTTCCCTAATTTCAAAGGCATTATGGCAGCGAAAAAGGCCGAGATTACCCGCATGGCGCTGTCATCCATTGGCGTAGCACCTGAACAAGTTGGTTTGGCGCACGCAGCAACCGTAGTCACGGCTGCAACAGAACGACCAGCCCGTGTCGCCGGTGAAGTTATTAACACATCCTCTGCTGAAGCAGCGGCAAAGATTGCAGACTTCTTGGCTGCGGAAAAGCTTATTTAA
- a CDS encoding ABC transporter ATP-binding protein: protein MMEPMTNPTNDPRNPDLLLDFDEVEFTRGGKTLVGPITWQVELDERWVILGPNGAGKTTLIRMAAAEEFPSKGALWIMGERIGKTDMRDLRAMIGVSSSALGNRIPTNEKVLDLVISAGYAILGRWREEYDKWDHDRAIEILEQVGAYHLADQTWGTLSEGERKRVLVARALMTNPELLLLDEPTAGMDLGGREDLVGYLAQLAMDPDAPAMVMITHHVEEIPAGFTHALLLDEGEVVSQGLIDDVLTSANLTKAFHQPIKVDKIDGRYFARRQRTARSHRR, encoded by the coding sequence ATGATGGAACCTATGACGAACCCGACGAATGATCCGCGTAACCCCGATCTACTCCTCGATTTTGATGAGGTTGAGTTCACGCGGGGTGGAAAAACACTGGTAGGGCCTATCACGTGGCAGGTTGAATTGGATGAACGGTGGGTGATCCTCGGGCCGAACGGTGCGGGCAAGACCACACTCATTCGGATGGCGGCTGCCGAAGAATTCCCCTCAAAAGGTGCATTGTGGATCATGGGGGAACGCATTGGTAAAACTGATATGCGCGATTTGCGAGCAATGATCGGCGTTTCTTCGTCTGCGTTGGGAAACCGAATACCTACCAACGAAAAAGTTCTTGATCTCGTAATCTCGGCAGGGTACGCCATCTTGGGGCGTTGGCGCGAAGAATACGACAAATGGGACCACGATCGGGCCATCGAAATCCTTGAACAAGTGGGTGCCTACCACCTCGCAGATCAAACGTGGGGAACCTTGAGCGAAGGTGAGCGAAAACGAGTCTTAGTTGCCCGCGCTCTCATGACCAACCCAGAACTCTTGCTTCTCGACGAGCCCACCGCAGGCATGGACTTAGGCGGCAGAGAAGATCTCGTGGGATACCTTGCTCAACTAGCAATGGATCCTGACGCGCCGGCCATGGTCATGATTACGCACCATGTAGAGGAGATTCCCGCAGGTTTTACTCACGCACTGCTCCTAGACGAAGGCGAAGTAGTCTCCCAAGGGCTTATCGACGACGTTCTTACCAGTGCCAACCTGACCAAGGCATTCCATCAGCCCATCAAGGTAGACAAGATTGATGGCCGTTATTTCGCCCGCCGTCAGCGAACCGCCCGAAGCCATCGTCGGTAG
- a CDS encoding THUMP-like domain-containing protein has translation MSYTTDEVHFLLDHDAEITAVAGAITRDHAMTKATAVKDAATFHKHFGANGRAVMELCASRTSAQGKLPHYWLMCHDSAQQATPLAVAQQRADRIHRVCGTEAIVHDVTCSIGTEGAAITDFGMAYHGSDLDMSRLLMARHNVPTGLFSQADALKRASTSNDVIIADPARRSGGRRITKPDQLIPPLPQLVDHWRIATTTAAPMAIKCAPGLDFQEWDGLVSVVSVAGGVKEACLYTPELSEGLTREAIMIGVDHSVDILNDHHDGEVPAGDPGTFIIDPDGAVVRAGLVQHYAAREQLWMLDEHIAYLTGDRIPQGRSGFRFIEMVGLKQLKSALVAHGAGSLEILVRGVDVDPDQLRKKLKLKGNTPMAVICTRIGRKGVALICHAREHSQK, from the coding sequence GTGAGTTACACCACCGACGAGGTGCATTTCCTCCTCGACCATGATGCAGAAATAACAGCTGTAGCAGGCGCGATCACTCGCGACCATGCGATGACTAAAGCGACAGCAGTAAAAGACGCCGCAACCTTTCACAAACATTTTGGCGCCAATGGTCGAGCAGTAATGGAACTATGCGCCTCTCGGACATCAGCGCAGGGAAAACTACCGCACTACTGGCTGATGTGCCACGATTCCGCACAACAAGCAACGCCACTAGCTGTGGCTCAGCAACGAGCAGACCGGATTCACCGTGTCTGTGGAACCGAAGCAATAGTCCACGACGTTACATGCTCCATAGGCACAGAGGGAGCTGCCATCACTGACTTCGGCATGGCCTACCACGGCAGCGACCTTGATATGTCGCGCCTTCTCATGGCACGACACAATGTGCCTACTGGTCTATTTTCTCAAGCAGACGCACTGAAACGAGCGTCGACAAGTAACGATGTCATCATCGCAGACCCCGCTCGGCGCTCGGGAGGACGCAGAATCACGAAACCCGACCAACTTATTCCACCGCTACCGCAATTGGTTGATCATTGGCGCATAGCTACAACCACAGCCGCACCGATGGCAATCAAATGCGCGCCGGGCTTGGACTTTCAAGAATGGGACGGGTTGGTCAGTGTTGTAAGCGTTGCCGGTGGTGTAAAAGAAGCGTGCCTCTACACGCCAGAGTTATCTGAAGGATTGACTCGTGAAGCCATCATGATTGGGGTCGATCATAGTGTCGACATCCTTAACGACCATCACGATGGCGAAGTGCCAGCTGGGGATCCTGGGACTTTTATCATCGACCCTGATGGTGCGGTCGTGCGTGCGGGCCTGGTCCAACACTATGCCGCGCGCGAACAATTATGGATGCTTGATGAGCACATTGCTTATCTCACCGGTGATCGCATTCCGCAGGGGAGAAGTGGCTTTAGATTCATTGAGATGGTGGGGCTTAAACAGCTCAAATCGGCTTTGGTTGCCCACGGTGCTGGAAGCCTCGAAATCCTAGTGCGAGGCGTGGATGTGGATCCTGATCAGCTGCGAAAGAAACTCAAGCTCAAGGGCAACACTCCTATGGCAGTGATATGTACCCGCATTGGTCGAAAAGGTGTAGCTTTGATCTGCCATGCGCGCGAACATTCGCAGAAATAG